A single Campylobacter hyointestinalis subsp. hyointestinalis DNA region contains:
- the purN gene encoding phosphoribosylglycinamide formyltransferase, with amino-acid sequence MVIKNIAILFSGSGSNLEAILEKVHGKVFGNVKIVAKLLICNKLDAYGIERAKKFGLTTTIIENKAFSSREEFDAALVKEIEKNEIDLTILAGFMRILTPVFTKNVKAINLHPSILPLFKGAHAIKESFDSDMAVGGVSVHLVSEELDGGRILAQETFQRDGKTFEEWEETIHKIEHEILPKTIINILTNKENNV; translated from the coding sequence ATGGTTATAAAAAATATTGCTATTTTATTTAGTGGAAGCGGTTCAAATTTAGAAGCGATACTAGAAAAAGTGCATGGAAAAGTTTTTGGGAACGTAAAAATAGTCGCCAAACTACTCATTTGTAACAAACTAGACGCTTATGGGATAGAACGAGCCAAAAAATTCGGGCTTACTACTACTATAATAGAAAATAAAGCATTTAGTTCAAGAGAGGAATTTGACGCGGCCTTGGTTAAAGAGATAGAGAAAAACGAGATAGACTTGACTATTTTAGCCGGATTTATGCGTATTTTAACTCCCGTTTTTACCAAAAATGTAAAAGCTATAAATCTTCATCCGAGCATTTTACCGCTTTTTAAAGGTGCTCACGCCATAAAAGAGAGTTTTGATAGTGATATGGCTGTTGGCGGAGTGAGTGTTCACTTAGTCAGCGAGGAGCTAGACGGCGGTAGGATTTTAGCTCAAGAAACATTTCAAAGAGACGGTAAAACTTTTGAAGAGTGGGAAGAGACGATACATAAGATAGAGCACGAAATTTTACCAAAAACGATCATAAATATTTTAACAAATAAGGAAAACAATGTTTGA
- a CDS encoding GGDEF domain-containing protein, with translation MVKLRNDKDRINLPNISETPKQQNLSQTTTNKNVSRSTEKEGDSGVDLNKFSQIVLKQLSDDNIQATPKNFDIYFWKLLETKPAAFQKRVLELVDYEKDDVVEQQALMEKEIKLGFGQIKNMLQIIALIYKNLVVMKGIVQKRLDEAKSNTNSLEIQNIIKIFSDELAKLNSLMERHLDVIKNSYEDVDKIFKNIEEKSIYDSKFGVYNKKYFLKSIEDELESVKRYNYNVCVMLIHVKDSVLNSIASIKDKNGILRNIAKILLKTSRRSDIVAHYGDGYFGMIMKHTDIEGAKKACERIGQMLYQTTFFIGEEELDIDIEISVIALDSGYSTEEIVSKALDGLAKSGKRLKLYEAIEEM, from the coding sequence GTGGTTAAACTAAGAAACGATAAAGATCGTATAAATTTACCAAACATTAGTGAGACGCCAAAACAGCAAAATCTTTCACAAACAACAACTAACAAAAATGTTAGTAGATCTACAGAAAAAGAAGGCGATAGCGGTGTTGATTTAAATAAATTTTCACAAATCGTATTGAAGCAATTATCAGACGACAATATCCAAGCTACGCCTAAGAATTTCGATATTTATTTTTGGAAGCTCTTAGAAACCAAACCAGCAGCATTTCAAAAGAGAGTTTTGGAGCTGGTGGATTATGAAAAAGATGATGTCGTAGAGCAACAAGCGCTTATGGAAAAAGAGATAAAACTCGGCTTTGGTCAGATAAAAAATATGCTTCAAATCATAGCTTTGATCTATAAAAATTTGGTTGTGATGAAAGGTATAGTTCAAAAAAGACTTGATGAGGCCAAATCAAACACAAACTCTTTAGAAATTCAAAATATCATAAAAATCTTTAGCGATGAGCTTGCAAAGCTCAACTCATTGATGGAGCGGCATTTAGACGTCATAAAAAATAGCTATGAAGACGTAGATAAGATATTTAAAAACATAGAAGAAAAATCCATATATGACTCTAAATTTGGAGTTTATAACAAAAAGTATTTTCTAAAAAGCATAGAAGATGAGCTAGAGAGTGTAAAAAGATATAATTATAACGTTTGTGTTATGCTAATCCATGTAAAAGATTCTGTTTTAAATTCGATAGCTAGCATAAAAGATAAAAACGGAATTCTAAGAAATATAGCCAAAATTCTACTTAAAACTTCGCGTAGAAGCGATATAGTCGCTCATTATGGAGATGGGTATTTTGGTATGATCATGAAGCATACAGATATTGAAGGCGCAAAAAAAGCTTGTGAAAGAATAGGTCAAATGCTATATCAAACTACGTTTTTTATAGGCGAAGAAGAGCTTGATATAGATATAGAAATTTCCGTTATTGCTCTTGATTCTGGATATAGCACCGAGGAGATTGTTTCTAAGGCGCTTGATGGTTTGGCAAAAAGCGGTAAGAGATTAAAGCTTTATGAAGCGATCGAGGAGATGTAA
- the clpP gene encoding ATP-dependent Clp endopeptidase proteolytic subunit ClpP, which produces MSYYIPYVVEKTSKGERSYDIYSRLLKDRIIMLSGEIEDAMASAIVAQMLFLEAEDPDKDIYLYINSPGGVVTSGYSIFDTMNYIKPDVCTICIGQAASMGAFLLSCGTKGKRYALPNSRIMIHQPLGGARGQATDIEIQAKEILRLKENLNTILANNTGQKLSKIAKDTDRDFFMSAREAAEYGLIDKVLEKSFK; this is translated from the coding sequence ATGAGCTACTATATCCCGTATGTAGTCGAAAAAACCAGCAAAGGCGAGAGAAGTTACGACATATATTCTCGCCTTTTAAAAGATCGTATCATTATGCTTAGCGGAGAGATAGAAGACGCTATGGCAAGTGCTATCGTCGCTCAAATGCTATTTTTAGAAGCAGAAGATCCAGACAAAGATATATACTTGTATATTAACAGTCCTGGTGGCGTAGTGACTAGTGGATATAGTATATTTGATACTATGAATTACATAAAACCAGATGTTTGCACTATTTGTATAGGACAAGCCGCTAGCATGGGTGCATTTTTACTTAGTTGCGGAACAAAAGGCAAGAGATACGCCCTACCAAATTCTCGTATCATGATACATCAACCTTTAGGTGGTGCTAGAGGACAAGCTACTGATATAGAGATCCAAGCAAAAGAAATTTTGCGTTTAAAAGAGAATTTGAATACGATTTTAGCAAATAATACAGGTCAAAAGCTATCAAAAATAGCAAAAGATACGGATAGGGATTTCTTTATGAGTGCGCGCGAGGCTGCGGAGTACGGACTTATAGATAAAGTGCTAGAAAAGAGCTTTAAATAA
- the tig gene encoding trigger factor, whose amino-acid sequence MEVKAKLLNPANATASTQIKADELNAKVENLAKKAAKNIKIDGFRKGKVPTSQVLKRYRKDLENDAKNDLFRDIITESLKIVDKKVDAVIGEPMVLKFDEKDGNIDVELEISFKPEVDINGFESIIPEFSTPRITKKEIEEKTNEFLTMMAPVEKIEKEILEKGDFAKFDFEGFVDGEAFEGGKAEGYVLEIGSNQFIPGFEDGMIGLKVGEEKDINVNFPDAYGAAHLAGKPAVFKVKLHEIHGKKVGKLDEETLKKLMPNEESVSVEKFEERLKEQLRADKMQKLINDELKSKFAEAAVAKFVFDLPKNIVEQEIDMQFRNAWGNFSEDEKKKFSTDKEEALKQRETYRNEAEKSVKLTFIIDELAKFKGITVSDAELVQAVYFEAYRYGIDPKKHLDDYKKQGILPAIKMAMIEEKLFNNLFKKDAKEDKE is encoded by the coding sequence ATGGAAGTTAAAGCAAAACTTTTAAACCCGGCAAATGCTACTGCAAGTACTCAAATAAAAGCAGATGAGCTAAATGCTAAAGTTGAAAATTTAGCTAAAAAAGCTGCTAAAAATATAAAAATAGATGGTTTTAGAAAAGGTAAAGTTCCAACATCACAGGTGCTAAAAAGATACAGAAAAGATCTTGAAAATGATGCAAAAAATGATCTTTTTAGAGATATTATCACTGAAAGTTTAAAGATAGTAGATAAAAAAGTTGATGCAGTCATAGGCGAGCCTATGGTTTTAAAATTCGATGAAAAAGACGGAAATATCGACGTTGAGCTTGAGATTTCATTTAAACCAGAAGTTGATATAAACGGATTTGAAAGTATCATTCCTGAGTTTTCTACTCCAAGAATAACTAAAAAAGAGATCGAAGAAAAAACAAATGAATTTCTAACTATGATGGCGCCAGTAGAAAAGATAGAAAAAGAAATTTTAGAAAAAGGCGACTTTGCTAAATTTGACTTTGAAGGTTTTGTAGATGGCGAAGCATTTGAGGGTGGTAAAGCTGAAGGTTATGTGCTAGAGATCGGTTCAAATCAATTTATTCCGGGATTTGAAGATGGTATGATAGGGCTAAAAGTCGGTGAAGAAAAAGATATAAATGTAAATTTCCCAGATGCTTATGGTGCAGCTCACTTAGCAGGAAAACCTGCTGTTTTTAAAGTAAAACTACATGAAATTCATGGTAAAAAAGTAGGTAAGCTTGATGAAGAAACACTTAAAAAATTAATGCCGAATGAAGAAAGCGTAAGCGTAGAAAAATTTGAAGAGCGTCTTAAAGAACAACTAAGAGCCGATAAAATGCAAAAACTTATTAATGATGAGCTAAAATCTAAATTTGCAGAAGCTGCTGTGGCTAAATTTGTCTTTGATCTACCAAAAAATATAGTAGAACAAGAGATAGATATGCAATTTAGAAACGCATGGGGCAACTTCAGCGAAGATGAAAAAAAGAAATTTAGTACCGATAAAGAAGAAGCCTTAAAACAACGCGAAACTTATAGAAATGAAGCTGAAAAAAGTGTGAAGCTTACTTTTATCATTGATGAGCTTGCTAAATTTAAAGGAATAACAGTAAGCGATGCTGAGCTCGTTCAAGCCGTATATTTTGAAGCATATAGATATGGAATAGATCCTAAAAAACATCTTGATGATTATAAAAAACAAGGTATATTGCCGGCTATAAAAATGGCTATGATAGAAGAGAAGCTCTTCAATAATCTATTTAAAAAAGATGCCAAAGAGGATAAAGAGTAA
- the fliI gene encoding flagellar protein export ATPase FliI has product MNLEKIKDKLGKNLNLSSIFGTIKKISSNNIEVTGLRASIGDIVRILSNDNAKESLGMVTQIHSSGAIVSPFGFVEGFKINDKVYASDQGMNIPVGEALLGRVVDPFMNPKDSKGEISFSSYVPIMQAPIDAMKRGLINEPFSVGIKTIDGLLTCGKGQKLGIFAGSGVGKSTLMGMIVKNSSAPIKVVALIGERGREVPEFIEKNLNGNLNDTVIIVATSDDSPLMRKYGAFCAMSVAEYFKSSGRDVLFIMDSVTRFAMAQREIGLALGEPPTSKGYPPSVLTLLPQLMERAGKEEGKGSITAFFTVLVEGDDMSDPIADQSRSILDGHIVLSRELTDFGIYPPINILNSASRVMGDVISKEHKENAAKFKRLFSMLKENEVLIRIGAYQKGSDKELDQAISKKGFMEEFMKQSPEAQFKFEDTIKLLQNIN; this is encoded by the coding sequence TTGAACCTAGAAAAGATCAAAGATAAGCTTGGTAAAAATCTAAATTTATCAAGTATTTTCGGAACTATCAAAAAAATATCATCAAATAATATAGAAGTTACTGGGCTTCGTGCTAGCATAGGCGATATAGTTCGTATCCTTAGCAACGATAATGCCAAAGAGAGCCTTGGAATGGTCACTCAAATTCACTCAAGCGGAGCGATAGTAAGTCCGTTTGGCTTTGTAGAGGGATTTAAGATAAACGATAAGGTATATGCAAGCGATCAAGGTATGAATATACCTGTTGGAGAAGCACTTTTAGGTAGAGTTGTTGATCCTTTTATGAATCCAAAAGATTCTAAAGGAGAGATAAGCTTTAGCTCATATGTTCCTATCATGCAAGCTCCTATAGATGCCATGAAAAGAGGACTTATAAACGAGCCTTTTAGCGTCGGTATAAAAACGATAGATGGGCTACTTACTTGCGGAAAAGGACAAAAATTAGGAATTTTTGCAGGAAGCGGCGTGGGAAAATCAACTCTTATGGGAATGATAGTCAAAAACTCATCAGCACCTATAAAAGTGGTCGCTTTAATAGGTGAAAGAGGACGTGAAGTACCGGAATTTATAGAAAAAAATTTAAACGGAAATTTAAACGATACCGTGATCATAGTCGCTACTAGCGATGATAGTCCGCTTATGAGAAAATACGGTGCATTTTGCGCTATGAGCGTAGCTGAATACTTTAAATCAAGCGGAAGAGATGTACTTTTTATAATGGATAGTGTGACTCGTTTTGCTATGGCTCAACGCGAAATAGGACTTGCCTTAGGAGAGCCGCCGACTTCAAAAGGCTATCCGCCAAGTGTTCTTACTTTGCTTCCTCAGCTTATGGAAAGAGCAGGAAAAGAAGAGGGGAAAGGTAGCATAACAGCGTTTTTTACAGTTTTAGTGGAGGGCGACGATATGAGCGATCCTATCGCCGATCAAAGCAGATCGATTTTGGATGGGCATATCGTACTTAGTCGTGAGCTTACCGACTTTGGTATTTATCCACCGATAAATATCTTAAATTCGGCAAGTCGCGTGATGGGAGACGTCATCAGCAAAGAGCATAAAGAGAATGCTGCCAAATTTAAAAGACTATTTTCTATGCTAAAAGAGAATGAAGTATTGATCCGTATAGGAGCGTACCAAAAAGGATCGGACAAAGAGCTTGATCAGGCTATTTCTAAAAAAGGATTTATGGAAGAATTTATGAAACAAAGCCCGGAGGCTCAATTTAAATTTGAAGACACGATTAAACTGTTACAAAATATAAACTAA
- a CDS encoding bifunctional ADP-dependent NAD(P)H-hydrate dehydratase/NAD(P)H-hydrate epimerase, giving the protein MKNLYFSSDEFDKNAIFNYFMNELILQENAALSVANLVRKKLKIGSKIFVVCGGGNNASDAIAAARMLEGDYECKLFFTTSNLNENCKTQLKIAKQIGVKICENFSLDGVHCIIDGIFGSGLNKNLDEKTLQILNLINNVDALKIAIDFPSGLEKNGRILGACFKADFTVTMGVRKLGLYSDAAKDFVGEIVCSNLGICESKFASEDSDFLLELDDLKLPNREVLNTNKGDFGHAFVVCGELSGAAKICAKAALKMGSGRVSLVNLNKQCINLDEEIMQKNSFKGADAIAVGMGLGEAKFDINEILDIPCVVDADIFYKKEILSFLHKDDAILTPHPKEFASLLNIAEFGNFSIEDVQRSRFELAREFSKRFSPVLVLKGANVIIAKNGVLYVSNLGTPSLAVAGSGDALCGILLGFLAQGFSPLDASLNGVLAHQKTALSYKANGYSFTPNDIIKGLQWL; this is encoded by the coding sequence ATGAAAAATTTGTATTTTAGCAGTGATGAATTTGATAAAAATGCGATTTTTAATTATTTTATGAATGAGCTTATATTGCAAGAAAATGCAGCCCTTAGCGTAGCAAATTTAGTAAGAAAAAAATTAAAAATAGGCTCAAAAATCTTTGTTGTTTGCGGTGGTGGAAATAACGCAAGCGACGCTATAGCAGCTGCTAGAATGCTTGAGGGAGACTATGAGTGTAAGCTGTTTTTTACCACTTCAAACCTAAATGAAAACTGCAAAACTCAACTAAAAATAGCTAAACAAATCGGTGTAAAAATTTGTGAAAATTTTAGTTTAGATGGAGTTCATTGCATAATCGACGGGATATTTGGTAGCGGACTAAATAAAAATTTAGACGAAAAAACCTTGCAAATATTAAATTTGATAAATAATGTTGATGCCCTTAAGATCGCGATCGACTTCCCGAGTGGACTTGAAAAAAATGGACGTATTTTAGGAGCTTGCTTTAAAGCTGATTTTACCGTAACGATGGGCGTGAGAAAACTAGGACTTTATAGCGACGCGGCAAAAGATTTTGTAGGTGAAATAGTATGCTCGAATTTAGGCATTTGTGAGAGTAAATTTGCTAGCGAGGATAGCGATTTTTTACTTGAGCTTGATGATCTTAAACTTCCTAATCGTGAGGTTTTAAATACAAATAAGGGCGATTTCGGTCATGCTTTTGTGGTTTGCGGCGAGTTAAGCGGAGCTGCTAAAATTTGTGCTAAAGCTGCCTTGAAAATGGGTTCTGGTAGAGTGAGTCTTGTAAATTTAAATAAGCAGTGTATAAATTTAGATGAAGAAATTATGCAAAAAAACAGTTTCAAAGGAGCGGACGCAATCGCTGTTGGAATGGGGCTTGGAGAAGCTAAATTTGATATAAATGAGATACTAGATATACCTTGCGTGGTTGATGCAGATATATTTTATAAAAAAGAAATTTTAAGTTTTTTGCACAAAGATGATGCCATTTTAACTCCTCATCCAAAAGAGTTTGCAAGTCTTTTAAATATAGCGGAATTTGGAAATTTTAGTATAGAAGATGTGCAAAGAAGCCGCTTTGAGCTAGCTAGAGAGTTCTCTAAAAGATTTTCCCCAGTCTTGGTTTTAAAAGGCGCAAACGTTATCATAGCTAAAAACGGCGTGCTTTATGTATCAAATTTAGGTACTCCTAGTTTAGCAGTAGCAGGAAGCGGCGACGCACTTTGTGGAATACTTCTTGGATTTTTAGCTCAAGGTTTTAGCCCGCTTGACGCAAGCTTAAACGGAGTTTTAGCTCACCAAAAAACCGCGCTGTCTTACAAAGCAAACGGTTATAGTTTCACGCCAAACGACATTATAAAAGGACTTCAATGGTTATAA
- the folE gene encoding GTP cyclohydrolase I FolE, which produces MFDQNRRAEFEKCIRTMLEIMGENPDREGLLDTPKRVAKAYEFITSGYSLNPKDVLNDALFDSSNNEMVLIKDIEFYSLCEHHLLPIIGRAHVAYIPNGKVVGLSKIPRMVNIYARRLQIQEQMTEQIAVALQEAINPKGVGVVVEARHMCVEMRGVQKINSITTTSALRGIFIKSAETRKEFFDLINSPKSVKF; this is translated from the coding sequence ATGTTTGACCAAAATAGAAGAGCCGAATTTGAAAAATGTATTCGCACAATGCTTGAGATAATGGGCGAAAATCCAGACAGAGAGGGACTTTTAGACACTCCAAAAAGAGTCGCAAAAGCGTATGAGTTTATCACTAGCGGTTACTCCTTAAATCCAAAAGATGTGCTAAACGACGCTCTTTTTGATAGTAGCAATAACGAAATGGTACTTATAAAAGATATCGAATTCTACAGCCTTTGTGAACATCATTTGTTGCCTATCATAGGGCGCGCTCACGTAGCTTATATACCAAACGGAAAAGTTGTTGGACTATCAAAGATCCCACGTATGGTAAATATCTACGCAAGAAGACTGCAAATTCAAGAACAAATGACCGAACAAATAGCCGTCGCACTACAAGAAGCTATAAATCCAAAAGGCGTAGGCGTAGTCGTTGAAGCAAGACATATGTGCGTAGAAATGAGAGGAGTACAAAAGATAAACTCTATTACTACAACTTCGGCTTTAAGAGGAATTTTCATCAAATCGGCCGAAACTAGAAAAGAATTTTTCGACCTTATAAACTCACCAAAATCGGTAAAATTTTGA
- the def gene encoding peptide deformylase, with the protein MVLEILTYPDKRLFDKGEEVKVFDEKLGLFLDNMYDTMIAKNGIGLAALQVGKPIRAFIVNLVNEQNIQDKNDLYEIINPKFIKKDGEIVYQEGCLSVPGYYEDVKRAANVLLEYQDRFGNTKTLEADGLLAVALQHENDHLDGHLFIERIGFNKRKKFDKEYKKNSKKAI; encoded by the coding sequence ATGGTACTAGAGATACTTACTTATCCTGACAAAAGGTTGTTTGATAAAGGAGAAGAAGTCAAAGTATTTGATGAAAAGCTAGGTCTTTTTTTGGACAATATGTACGATACTATGATAGCAAAAAACGGTATCGGACTAGCGGCTTTGCAAGTTGGAAAGCCGATCCGCGCTTTTATAGTAAATTTAGTAAATGAGCAAAATATTCAAGATAAAAATGATCTTTATGAGATAATAAATCCAAAATTTATTAAAAAAGACGGTGAGATAGTATATCAAGAAGGATGCTTGAGCGTTCCTGGATATTATGAAGATGTCAAGCGCGCTGCAAACGTCTTGCTCGAGTATCAAGATAGATTTGGAAATACAAAAACACTAGAAGCAGATGGTCTTTTGGCTGTAGCGTTGCAGCATGAAAATGACCATTTGGACGGTCATTTGTTTATAGAAAGAATCGGCTTTAACAAACGTAAAAAATTTGATAAAGAATATAAGAAAAACTCCAAAAAAGCTATATGA
- a CDS encoding OmpA/MotB family protein — protein sequence MKNNNIFVKHHRDDSDYWIALSDIMTALMLIFLLMSVIYMIKVEDSVKIPKIFKEVSQGLSQKLNKEFQDDLKSWGAVIDKDLTIRFSQPDVLFKTGSSDLSVKFTDILNDFFPRYLKIIMSDEFKDNIEEIRIEGHTSSIWTGEDKQKAYFKNMKLSSDRSRSVLEYLLVNANDIEKDFLRKHFRAIGFSSSMPLDSNGNQVAKSGLKEDFLLSQRVEFRVRTNIENKVSRIIEQNER from the coding sequence ATGAAAAATAATAATATTTTTGTAAAACATCATAGAGATGATAGTGATTATTGGATTGCTTTAAGTGATATTATGACGGCATTAATGTTAATTTTTTTGCTTATGTCAGTAATATATATGATTAAGGTTGAAGATAGTGTAAAAATACCAAAAATATTTAAAGAAGTATCTCAAGGATTAAGCCAAAAATTAAATAAAGAATTTCAAGATGATTTAAAATCATGGGGTGCAGTAATAGATAAAGATTTAACTATACGTTTTTCTCAACCAGATGTATTATTTAAAACAGGCTCCAGTGACTTAAGTGTCAAATTTACTGATATTTTAAACGACTTTTTCCCTAGATACTTAAAAATTATAATGTCTGATGAATTTAAAGATAACATTGAAGAAATTCGTATAGAGGGTCACACAAGCTCCATTTGGACAGGAGAAGATAAGCAAAAAGCCTATTTTAAAAATATGAAACTTTCTAGCGATCGATCTAGAAGTGTGCTAGAATATTTGCTAGTAAATGCAAACGATATAGAAAAAGATTTTCTAAGAAAGCATTTTAGAGCCATTGGATTTAGTTCATCAATGCCTTTGGATTCTAATGGAAATCAAGTAGCAAAATCAGGGCTTAAAGAGGATTTTTTGCTGTCTCAAAGGGTTGAATTTAGGGTTAGAACAAATATTGAAAATAAAGTTTCAAGGATAATAGAGCAAAATGAACGTTGA
- a CDS encoding YifB family Mg chelatase-like AAA ATPase, giving the protein MKSLKSACLSDTLHIINIESAFLRALPNFDIVGLASTTIKESVSRVKSALASVDGFTLPALRIVINLSPSDVKKDGSHFDLPIALLILLQKEKFENDFFVFGELGLDGSVKSNAELFSILLFLSSQVKKARVLVPTSIAQKASMIPNLDVFAVSNLNEAREFFKNNEFMQSCSVKNSHPLFDNAIEINGRKFVPNLNFELDFIDIKGQERAKRAALICAAGMHNILFEGSPGCGKSMSAKRIRYILPPQSLEEILLASAYQSLNSKDAPFSSLRAFRSPHHTSTRSSIFGGGSGTAKIGEVALANGGVLFFDEFPHFGKQILESLREPLEDNKINISRVNSKVSYETKFVFVAAQNPCPCGNAFSKTALCRCSDKDKSRYQNLVSSALLDRIDIYVAMSEVSSDDKATISSKDMQSMVLKAFEMQISRTQSELNGKLNDAEILKFCVCDEEAKVVLNKAVSSYDLSQRGINKTLKVARTIADLEGSQMIQKAHILESLSYRMRK; this is encoded by the coding sequence ATGAAATCACTAAAAAGTGCTTGCTTAAGCGACACCTTGCATATTATAAATATAGAATCCGCATTTCTTAGAGCTTTACCGAATTTTGATATCGTAGGACTTGCAAGTACAACCATAAAAGAGTCTGTTTCACGTGTAAAATCAGCCCTTGCTAGCGTGGACGGCTTTACTCTACCTGCCCTTAGAATTGTTATAAATTTAAGTCCAAGCGATGTAAAAAAAGACGGCTCACACTTTGATCTTCCTATCGCTCTTTTGATTTTGTTACAAAAAGAGAAATTTGAAAATGACTTTTTTGTCTTTGGAGAACTCGGACTTGATGGAAGTGTCAAAAGTAATGCGGAGCTATTTTCAATACTACTTTTTCTAAGCTCACAGGTCAAAAAAGCCAGAGTTTTAGTGCCTACTTCCATAGCACAAAAAGCCTCTATGATACCAAATTTAGATGTATTTGCGGTTTCAAATTTAAATGAGGCTAGAGAGTTTTTCAAAAACAATGAATTTATGCAGAGCTGTTCTGTAAAAAACTCACATCCTCTTTTTGATAACGCAATAGAGATAAACGGGCGTAAATTCGTTCCAAATTTAAACTTTGAGCTTGATTTTATCGATATTAAAGGTCAAGAAAGAGCTAAACGAGCTGCTCTTATATGCGCCGCAGGTATGCATAACATACTTTTTGAAGGAAGCCCGGGATGTGGTAAGTCTATGAGCGCTAAAAGAATTCGCTACATTTTACCTCCCCAAAGCCTAGAAGAGATACTTTTAGCTAGTGCTTACCAGTCGCTAAATTCCAAAGATGCTCCTTTTAGCTCACTTAGAGCTTTTCGCAGTCCTCATCATACCAGCACTAGAAGCTCTATTTTTGGTGGCGGAAGCGGCACAGCAAAGATAGGCGAAGTTGCTTTGGCAAATGGCGGCGTACTATTTTTTGATGAATTCCCACATTTTGGAAAGCAGATACTAGAGAGTTTAAGAGAGCCGTTAGAAGACAATAAAATCAATATTTCACGTGTAAATTCAAAAGTCAGCTACGAGACTAAATTTGTTTTTGTCGCCGCGCAAAATCCTTGTCCTTGTGGAAATGCTTTTAGTAAAACAGCACTTTGTAGATGCTCTGATAAAGATAAAAGTAGGTATCAAAACTTAGTTTCTTCGGCACTTTTAGATAGAATTGATATCTATGTTGCGATGAGTGAAGTAAGCAGCGATGATAAGGCTACTATAAGCAGCAAAGATATGCAAAGTATGGTTTTAAAGGCATTTGAAATGCAAATCTCGCGTACTCAAAGTGAGCTAAATGGTAAGCTAAATGACGCTGAGATACTTAAGTTTTGTGTATGCGATGAAGAGGCAAAAGTGGTCTTAAATAAGGCGGTTAGTAGCTATGATCTTAGCCAAAGAGGCATAAATAAAACTTTAAAAGTCGCTAGAACGATAGCAGATCTAGAAGGTAGTCAAATGATACAAAAAGCTCATATTTTAGAGAGCTTGAGCTATAGGATGAGAAAATGA
- a CDS encoding HNH endonuclease, whose product MNVELIIENLVNLRKKIGANLLDLEFKFEHNDTRAKMIEALENGGIELENLSELEIANDDTFIYHGRRVILHIRDVSMYHNDFNLPKYHLINCQKYQEMVSANRKGRYVIASRDNGLFDIKKITGNDVQLSQEKLELCKYCLNKIGTNILGRDKNMYIKRFFERYPKDYEFGNGHEDDKTAKTNVYADDWSIISLKKRTQVGFICQKCHKNFYNNKGMLDVHHKNGQKNDNRDENLIVLCRECHSMEPMHEHMKYLYS is encoded by the coding sequence ATGAACGTTGAGCTAATAATAGAAAATTTGGTAAATCTTAGAAAAAAAATAGGTGCAAATTTATTAGATTTAGAGTTCAAATTTGAGCATAATGATACTAGAGCCAAAATGATAGAAGCATTAGAAAATGGCGGAATAGAATTAGAGAATTTATCTGAGCTTGAAATAGCTAATGATGATACATTTATTTATCATGGAAGGAGGGTTATATTACATATAAGAGATGTCTCTATGTATCATAATGATTTTAACCTACCAAAATATCATTTGATCAACTGTCAAAAGTATCAAGAGATGGTAAGTGCTAATAGAAAAGGGAGATATGTTATTGCCTCTAGAGATAATGGGTTGTTTGATATTAAAAAAATTACAGGTAATGATGTTCAATTATCACAAGAAAAGTTAGAGTTATGTAAATATTGCCTAAATAAAATAGGAACAAATATTCTTGGCAGAGATAAAAATATGTATATTAAACGTTTTTTTGAGCGTTATCCCAAAGACTACGAATTTGGTAATGGGCATGAAGATGATAAAACGGCTAAAACTAATGTTTATGCAGATGATTGGAGTATAATAAGTTTAAAAAAAAGGACTCAAGTTGGATTTATATGTCAAAAATGCCATAAGAATTTTTATAATAATAAGGGTATGTTAGATGTACATCATAAGAATGGACAAAAGAATGATAATCGGGATGAAAATTTGATAGTGTTATGCAGAGAATGTCATTCAATGGAGCCAATGCATGAACATATGAAATATTTATACAGTTAG